A genomic region of Christiangramia sp. OXR-203 contains the following coding sequences:
- a CDS encoding peptide MFS transporter has translation MATEDVRANQKELFGHPVGLYILFFTEMWERFSYYGMRAILVLYLVSATTGGNAGLGWTGGEAIALYGWYTMLVYVASIPGGIIADKLLGQKKTVLVGGIVLVVGHGILAVEEMWAFYSGLALIIAGVGMLKPNISTMVGGLYKEGDIRRDKGFTIFYIGINLGAFLSSLIVGYVGEEIGWHWGFGLAGIAMALGLLVYLWGQKYLVNVGNLLSKAERSEGASLGNMFSKLLKSPLQLGITAVLMAGSVYYLIFESLPYGLLYIFLTLVTALMLMVYKDLTTQIMKDRYVVMILSFLLVVVFWGAFEQAGGLMNIYALDKTDRSIPFDLPLIGSEVPATWFQSLNAMFIIIFGVVIANFWAKRKLKNKEASSIFKMATGVIIMGLGFIFMAMAAKSYTPYDEKAAMYWLVLAYLLHTIGELCSSPVALSFITKLAPVKYASLMMGVYFAATGLGNKVAGVIGEFSQGEPMVVNLNATGSQMTQNLQINDSVVDQQQDFRLAGNVYEENGELKLTTLEGNEPILDFIQFKDSERSNEVIETLQEENVTAEDPYHVLIDFKQGDEKKGWSGNFIVEEIQTDMEYKTFWGITIFTAIFGLLVILLLKPLKRLTHGVEDNEAELPQQENFELGDTQS, from the coding sequence ATGGCAACTGAAGACGTACGCGCTAATCAAAAGGAATTATTTGGCCACCCGGTTGGTCTCTATATTTTATTTTTCACTGAAATGTGGGAGCGTTTTTCCTATTACGGAATGCGTGCTATTCTGGTACTGTATCTTGTAAGTGCTACTACAGGAGGAAATGCAGGTTTAGGCTGGACAGGTGGAGAAGCCATCGCGCTTTATGGCTGGTACACCATGCTGGTATATGTAGCATCCATTCCCGGTGGTATCATTGCAGATAAGCTATTAGGACAGAAGAAAACCGTGCTGGTGGGAGGTATTGTGCTGGTGGTAGGACATGGTATTCTTGCAGTGGAAGAAATGTGGGCTTTTTACTCAGGTCTTGCTTTGATCATCGCCGGAGTTGGAATGCTAAAACCGAATATTTCTACAATGGTTGGTGGACTTTATAAGGAAGGTGATATTAGAAGAGATAAAGGTTTTACCATATTTTATATCGGGATCAATCTTGGAGCTTTTCTTTCCAGTTTGATCGTAGGATATGTTGGAGAAGAAATAGGATGGCACTGGGGATTTGGTCTTGCGGGAATCGCAATGGCTTTAGGGCTTTTGGTTTATCTATGGGGACAGAAATATCTTGTGAATGTTGGTAACCTACTTTCTAAAGCAGAGCGTAGTGAAGGAGCTTCTCTTGGGAACATGTTCAGTAAATTGCTGAAATCACCATTACAACTGGGAATTACAGCTGTATTAATGGCAGGATCTGTATACTACCTGATCTTTGAATCCTTGCCTTACGGTTTACTTTATATCTTCCTTACCCTGGTTACAGCGTTAATGTTGATGGTCTACAAAGACCTTACTACCCAAATAATGAAAGATCGTTACGTAGTAATGATCTTATCATTTCTTTTAGTAGTTGTATTCTGGGGAGCTTTTGAGCAGGCTGGTGGATTGATGAATATTTACGCGCTGGATAAAACTGACAGATCGATCCCATTCGATTTACCTTTAATTGGTAGCGAAGTTCCGGCGACATGGTTCCAGTCATTAAATGCCATGTTCATTATCATATTTGGAGTGGTCATCGCAAACTTCTGGGCTAAGAGAAAACTTAAGAATAAAGAGGCATCATCTATTTTCAAAATGGCGACCGGTGTGATCATAATGGGTCTTGGATTCATCTTTATGGCTATGGCTGCGAAAAGCTATACTCCTTACGATGAAAAGGCTGCAATGTACTGGTTGGTTCTTGCTTATTTACTGCATACTATTGGGGAGCTTTGTTCTTCACCAGTTGCGCTTTCATTCATTACTAAACTTGCTCCGGTCAAATATGCTTCCCTTATGATGGGTGTTTATTTTGCAGCGACAGGTCTGGGGAATAAAGTTGCTGGTGTGATTGGAGAATTTTCACAGGGAGAGCCTATGGTGGTAAATCTTAATGCTACTGGTTCACAGATGACGCAGAATCTTCAGATCAATGATTCTGTAGTGGACCAACAACAGGATTTCCGACTTGCAGGAAATGTGTATGAAGAAAATGGGGAATTGAAACTTACCACGCTGGAAGGGAATGAGCCAATACTTGATTTCATTCAGTTTAAGGATAGTGAAAGAAGCAACGAAGTAATTGAAACCTTACAAGAAGAAAATGTAACTGCTGAAGATCCTTATCACGTATTAATAGATTTCAAACAAGGTGATGAGAAAAAAGGATGGAGTGGAAACTTCATAGTGGAAGAAATTCAAACCGATATGGAATACAAAACCTTCTGGGGTATTACCATATTTACGGCGATCTTCGGTTTACTTGTGATTCTATTATTGAAACCATTGAAAAGA